The following coding sequences are from one Lathamus discolor isolate bLatDis1 chromosome 10, bLatDis1.hap1, whole genome shotgun sequence window:
- the SRA1 gene encoding steroid receptor RNA activator 1 — protein MAELYVKPGNQERGWNDPPQFSYGLQAQAAGPRRAPLTRRAPPPPAGAPPGAPPDPAGAPAAPAAASPPRALGPPPLGPTSAPRAEAGKPSAAAGPEERSLPADTVLAPLRAALAACRPTVQKQVCDDIGRRLAVLEDAWAQGKLSAPVRKRMSLLVQELQQQHWDAADEIHRSLMVDHVNEVSQWLVGVKRLIAESRSLPAVDGDTDGSAAAQPGQEEP, from the exons ATGGCGGAGCTCTACGTGAAGCCGG GGAACCAGGAGCGTGGCTGGAACGACCCCCCCCAGTTCTCGTACGGGCTGCAGGCGCAGGCTGCGGGGCCCAGGCGAGCCCCCCTCACCCGCCGAGCCCCCCCACCGCCCGCGGGGGCACCCCCAG GGGCTCCTCCAGACCCAGCCGGTGCCCCCGCggcccctgcagcagcatcacccccTCGAGCACTGGGCCCGCCCCCCCTGGGCCCCACCAGCGCCCCCCGGGCAGAGGCTGGGAAGCCGAGCGCAGCAGCAGGCCCCGAGGAGCGCAGCTTGCCCGCAGACACCGTGCTGGCCCCGCTGAGGGCGGCCCTGGCCGCCTGCCGCCCCACCGTGCAG AAACAAGTGTGCGACGACATCGGCCGGCGCCTGGCGGTGCTGGAGGACGCGTGGGCGCAGGGGAAGTTGTCAGCCCCggtgaggaagaggatgagCCTCCTGGTGCAAG agctccagcagcagcactgggatgcGGCTGATGAGATCCACCGGTCGCTCATGGTGGACCACGTGAACGAGGTGAGCCAGTGGCTGGTGGGGGTAAAGCGCCTGATCGCCGAGAGCAGGAGCCTGCCCGCAGTGGATGGCGACACGGACGGAAGCGCTGCGGCTCAGCCTGGCCAGGAGGAGCCCTGA
- the APBB3 gene encoding amyloid-beta A4 precursor protein-binding family B member 3, which translates to MLGKDYMLAIVLVNCDDNLWSDQSLETDPDLPPGWRKICDSLGTYYWHVPTGTTQWQHPARTAGPAGRPEADGEETAQGMDYHAPTAKHSSKDRPIPSPMASLSRRSSLPWHGDDFQSAEPGSKCFAVRSLGWVEIPEEDLAPGKSSIAVNNCIQQLSNSKGQGSVESQGEGQDLVMILKKDTMSLVDPLDRSLIHRQPILNIRVWGVGCNNGRDRDFAFVASDKDTCVLKCHVFHCNVPAKGIAKALHEMCSKIVAERAVASSGLPRATMLRPISTEDLPLQVDILEAVRQSIQTYEALYIGSLPVPRAMGMDVLNEAIEKLTRGPGREHWMPSLIHVSDTAMRVHPAQEDEDAAHIWECQVRYVTFLGVGHDAHTFALIVDTGRRFQCTAFWCEPNAGSISEAVQAACMVQYQKCLVAAAPGAKARAAAGGAPAASGDAASGAAKASGGSGGAAGAGVRKRGLFSFLEVFRLRRALLHTP; encoded by the exons ATGCTGGGCAAGGACTACATGCTGGCCATCGTCCTCGTCAACTGCGACG ACAACCTCTGGAGTGACCAGAGCCTGGAGACAGACCCCGACCTCCCCCCAGGCTGGAGGAAAATCTGTGACTCTCTGGGCACCTACTACTGGCATGTGCCGACCGGCACGACACAGTGGCAGCACCCCGCACGCACCGCTGGCCCCGCAGGGCGCCCGGAGGCTGATGGAGAGGAGACAGCCCAGGGAATG GACTACCATGCCCCCACGGCAAAGCACTCGTCAAAGGACAGGCCCATTCCCAGCCCCATGGCCTCGCTGTCccggag GTCTTCGCTGCCCTGGCATGGAGATGACTTCCAGAGCGCAGAGCCCGGCTCCAAG TGCTTTGCCGTGCGCTCGCTGGGCTGGGTGGAGATCCCCGAGGAGGACCTGGCACCCGGCAAAAGCAGCATCGCTGTCAACAACTGCATCCAGCAGCTCTCCAACAGCAAGGGCCAGGGCTCTGTCGAGAGCCAGGGTGAG GGCCAGGACCTGGTGATGATCCTGAAGAAGGACACCATGAGCCTGGTGGACCCGCTCGACCGCAGCCTCATCCACCGCCAGCCCATCCTCAACATCCGCGTCTGGGGCGTTGGGTGCAACAACGGCAG ggacag AGACTTTGCCTTCGTGGCCAGTGACAAGGACACCTGCGTCCTCAAGTGTCATGTCTTCCACTGCAATGTGCCTGCTAAGGGCATTGCCAAGGCCCTGCATGAAATGTGCTCCAAG ATCGTGGCTGAGCGAGCTGTAGCGAGCAGCGGGCTGCCCCGGGCCACCATGCTGAGGCCCATCTCCACCGAGGACCTGCCGCTGCAAG TGGATATCTTGGAAGCAGTGAGGCAATCCATACAGACCTACGAGGCGCTGTACATCGGCAGCCTGCCCGTGCCCAGGGCCATGG GGATGGATGTGTTGAATGAGGCCATCGAGAAGCTGACGAGGGGCCCCGGGCGAGAGCACTGGATGCCATCCCTCATCCACGTGTCCGACACAGCCATGAGGGTGCACCCTGcacag GAGGACGAGGACGCGGCGCACATCTGGGAGTGCCAGGTCCGGTACGTGACCTTCCTGGGGGTGGGCCACGACGCCCACACCTTCGCGCTCATCGTGGACACGGGGCGACGCTTCCAgtgcacagccttctggtgcgAGCCCAACGCTGGCAGCATCTCGGAGGCGGTGCAGGCAGCCTGCATG GTGCAGTACCAGAAGTGCCTGGTGGCTGCTGCCCCGGGAGCAAAAGCGAGGGCCGCGGCCGGGGGAGCCCCGGCGGCCTCGGGGGACGCGGCCAGCGGGGCAGCCAAGGCGAGcgggggcagcggcggggcggcgggggccggtGTCCGCAAGCGGGGGCTCTTCTCCTTCCTGGAAGTCTTCCGCCTGAGGCGGGCCCTGCTGCACACCCCTtag